A stretch of DNA from Magnetococcales bacterium:
GAAGCCGGCGCCCTGGGCATGACGGTGATCGCTTCCGATATCGACGCTTTTCGGGATCTGCTGGAACCGGGAAAAGAGGGGCTGCTGACCAGAACGGAGGATGCGTCCGCCCTGGCGGATGCGGTGCTGTGGGTGGCCGACCATCCCGAAACCGCACGGGAGATGGGAGGAGCCCTGGCCACGAAGATCGCCTCCCGCTTCAGCGCGGAGGCCATGGCCAGGGCCTATCTGGAACTCTACCGGGAGATGTCTCAGTAGCGGATCTGCTTGACCTCCAATACGTTGGTCACCTGTCCCAACCGCTGCATCACCTCTGCGGGAATCTCCTCGTCGACGTTGATGAAGGCGATGGCCCGCCCGCCGATGGCGGTGCGCCCCAGATGGAAGTTGGCGATATTGATGCCCGCATCACCCAGAATGGTGCCCACGCGCCCGATGAGACCCGGCGCATCCCGGTTGGACACCAGCAGCAGGTTGCCCTCGGGAGTGGCCTCGATGGGAATGTCGTTCATGGCCACGATACGGGGCTGCTGACCATTGAACAGCGTGCCGGAGATGCAGCGGTCCCGATCATCGGTGGAAAGCCCCACGGTGATCAACGAGGTGAAGCCCTTCTGTTGGCGTTTCTGACTGCTCACCACCACCTCGATGCCCCGTTCCTGGGCGATGATGGGGGCATTCACCAGATTGACCCCTTCTTCCAGCATGGGACCGAGCAGGCTTTTGAGGATGGTGGCGGTAATCGGTTTCTGGTTCAGGGCGGAGACCTCCCCCTCGTAGGTGATGATCAGCCGCTTGACGCCGGCGTCGGTCAACTGGCCCAGGGTGGTGCCCAGCTTGTCGGCCAGATTGAGGTAGGGACGCAGCGTCGGCAGCTCCTCTTCGCTGACGGAAGGGATGTTGAGGGCATTCTGGATGGTGCCCTTCAGCAGGAAGTCGGCAATCTGCTGCGCCACCTGGGTGGCCACGTTGACCTGCGCCTCCTGGGTGGAAGCGCCCAGATGGGGGGTGAAGACCACGTTTTCCAGCTCGAAGAGCTTGTGTTCCCTGGCCGGTTCCACCTCCAGGACATCGAGTCCGGCGGCGAAGACCTTGCCCGATTTCAGCGCATCGTAGAGGGCGTCCTCGTCGATGATGCCGCCACGGGCGC
This window harbors:
- a CDS encoding phosphoglycerate dehydrogenase; the encoded protein is MYKVLLADKMSPLAEEILRQQGIEAVVRPGLSPEELKAVLPEFDGVAIRSATRMTAELIEAATRLKVIGRAGIGVDNVDLPAATKRGIIVMNTPFGNTVTTAEHTIALMLSAARHMPAATASTRAGKWEKNRFMGKELFRKTLGIIGTGNIGALVVERCLGLKMHVLAYDPFISKQRAEDMGIELAPSLEEFWPRIDVLTVHTPLTPTTRHLVNAEAFSRMKNGVLVVNCARGGIIDEDALYDALKSGKVFAAGLDVLEVEPAREHKLFELENVVFTPHLGASTQEAQVNVATQVAQQIADFLLKGTIQNALNIPSVSEEELPTLRPYLNLADKLGTTLGQLTDAGVKRLIITYEGEVSALNQKPITATILKSLLGPMLEEGVNLVNAPIIAQERGIEVVVSSQKRQQKGFTSLITVGLSTDDRDRCISGTLFNGQQPRIVAMNDIPIEATPEGNLLLVSNRDAPGLIGRVGTILGDAGINIANFHLGRTAIGGRAIAFINVDEEIPAEVMQRLGQVTNVLEVKQIRY